Below is a genomic region from Roseimicrobium gellanilyticum.
ACATCGTTACTCGGCCGGAAGACGTGATAGGGCAGGTGGATGCGGTGATTATTTCCACCGATGACGGGGATAATCACGTCACCCGTGCACGTCCCTTCGTGGAAGCAGGTTTGCCAGTGTTTGTAGACAAGCCCATGGCTACGAACGTGCCGGATCTGCAGCAGTTCGTGTGCTGGCACCGGGAGGGCAAAGTCATTCTCTCGACCAGCGGCATGCGCTATGCGCCGGAGATGCGGCAGGCGGAGGCGATGCTGCCGGATCTTGGCGAGCTACGCTGGATCACCAGCTTCACATGCAAGACCTGGGAGCGCTACGGTATCCACGCGCTGGAGGCGATTTATCCGCTGCTCGGTCCCGGCTTCACAAGTGTCCGAACCATGCATCAGGCTGGCTCGGATGTGGTGCATCTCACCCATGGAGGCGGCGCACAGGTGACCCTCGGAGCCATTCATGATGCGTATGGAAGTTTCGGCGCGGTGCACCTGTACGGCACGAAGGGGCAGCTTGCCCTGCGGCTCAGTGACACTTATCCCGCGTTCCGCGGCCAGCTCGTGGCGTTCATTGAAATGCTGCGCACTGGGGCGCGCCCGGTGGCCTTTGAGCAAACCGTCGAGCTGATGACCATCCTGATTGCCGGAATTCAAAGCCGCGAGAAAGGCGGCGCGGAGGTCCTGCTCGCTGATGTTCTGGCCTGATATCATCTTCATTTTCGCTTCACATCCTCCCATGAAACTCCGAACGAGCCGTCTCCTCCGCGAACTGAATGCTGGTGCCAATCCGTGCACGTTGAAGTTGAATCTCAATGACCCGCGCATCATCGAGCTGGCTGGTCTCGCCGGTGCGGCGGCGGTGTGGCTCTGCAACGAGCATGTGCCCAATGACTGGACGAATGTGGAGCACCAGGTGCGCGCCGCGAAGCTGTACGACATGGACACCATCGTGCGTGTGAGCAAGGGCAGCTACAGCGAGTATGTGAAGCCCTTCGAGCTGGATGCCACCGCCATCATGGTGCCACACGTCACAACAGCAGAGGAGGCACGGAAGATTGTGGAGATGACGCGGTTCCAACCCATGGGACGACGTCCGATTGATGGAGGCAATATCGACGGCGCCTTCTGCCAGATTCCCATGGTGGACTATCTGAAGCACGGCAATACGGAAAAGCTGCTCATCCTGCAAATCGAGTCGCCGGAAGCGCTGGCCAATGTGGAGGAGATCGCGGCCGTGCCGGGGTTTGATGTGCTGCTTTTTGGCCCGGGAGATTTCAGCCATCTGATTGGCAAGGCGGGACAGGTGGGCGATGCCGAGGTGGTCGCAGCTCGCAAACGGGTGGCGGAAGCCGCACGTAAGAACGGCAAGCACCTCATGATCCCAGGCATGGTCGCTCCGCGTTCAGAATTGGAGGCGGAAGGCTGGCGCATTTTCAATCTTGGCGCGGATGTCTTGAGCCTCGGCGCTGCATTTAACAAACTCGTGTCCGACTACACTGGCAGTGCCGCTGCCGTGCCAGCGGCGGTTTACAATTCCAAATCATGAATGCCCTTCAAGATTTCAGCCTGAGTGGCAAGGTGATCGTGCTCACGGGTGGCGCAGGTCTCTTTGGTCGTGGACTCGCCGCCATGCTCGCGGAATCCGGTGCCACACTGGTGCTGGCTTCGCGAAACGTGGAGGCGCTGGACTACGTGGTGCGCGCGGAGCGTGCGCGCGGCTTCGACGTGCATGCGGAGTCGCTGGATCAGGGGGAGGAGAAGTCCATCCTTGCGCTTCGTGACCGCGTGCTCTCCCAACATGGTCGTGTGGATGGCTTGGTGAACAACGCCGTGCTGCGCGTCATGAAGTCACCTCAAGATGATGTGTCCACGTGGGAGCAGTCCATGAAGGTGAATGCCACGGGACTCATGCTCATCACACGTGCCTTTGGTGACGCCATGATGGCGAACAGCAACGGAGGTAGCATCGTGAACATTGGCAGCATCCAGGGTGCGGTGGGCGCGAGTCTCGAACTCTACGAAGGTACCAATATGGGTGTGCCACCGCCTGATTACTTCTTCCACAAGGGAGGGATGATGAATCTCACCCGCTACCATGCGGCCATCTACGGACCACAAAACATCCGGGTGAACTGCCTGCTTCCCGGTGGGTTCTTCAATCACCAGCCGGAGCCGTTTCTCACCCGCTACAACCAGCACACCATGCTCAATCGCATGGCCGGAGATCGGGACCTGGGCGGTGCGGTGATCTTCCTGCTCAGCGATGCATCACGCTACATCACCGCCGCGATGATCCCGGTGGATGGTGGGTATACCGCGAAATAGAACGCTGCTATGGCTTCAGCAACTCCGTGAGTGGAATGCGCCAGCACTTGTCCGTGCGGTGCTTCTTCGCGTCTTCACCGCCAAGGCAGTAGACGTACTTGCCATCGCTGACGAGGCCTACCATGGCGGCGATGGGCAGGGATTTGCCGATGCGGTACCGGTTGGCCTTTGTGTCGTAGACAAAGGCTGCAGAATAGAATGATGCAGGACTTTCTCCGTAGCCACCGGCGAGATAGATCTGTGTGTCATCCAGTCGCAAGGCCGTGACGCCACGCCAGGGCATCGGGTAGGGACGAATTGGTGTCCACCTCTTGGTCGCTGTACGGAACACTCTGGCGTCCGCGAGATTTTCCACCGTGGTGGGAGAAGTGGCTCGCGCGCTCGTGAAGACATAGAGCGCATCGCCGCTTACCGCTCCGGTGGAGATGAAGAGGTGTACGGAGGGGTCTTCGAGAAGATCCTCGACCTTGCCATTCTCCAGCGACACCTGTTGACCATACGGCACCACGCCATCCAGCTTTGCCGGGTCCGGGCTGCCGCCGAAGACAAAAAGACTCTTCTGCGTACCGGAACCAAGAATGCCTCCGACCGCAAGGCTCGTGGCCTGTGGGAGCCGGAGAGGCGTGGTAGTGACTTTCTTGTCAGCGCCAATTTTCAGCACTTCGGCGCGGCCCTGCTTTCCATCATATCCTCCGGCAATGAGCAGTCCATTCTCCACCTCCGCGGAGACCCCATAGGCCAGTGGGTTGGGCAGCTTCCCGATCGACTTCCACTGATTGGCGGTGGCGTCGTAGAGCCACACCTCATCGAGCCATACCTTGACGTCATCCTTCCATGTGGTGCCACCGGCGATGACGAGCTGTCCCTGCACGACACCCGCTGCGAAGCCGCCATTTGGCACCGGCAGTGGAGCGATGGGTTCCCACTCAGCAGCAGCGATGGTCGCAGTGGTGGCAAGAGTCATCAGGCTACTCCACACGCTTTTCATCAGGGTCCGTGGCACGTTCATAGATATCATGGGGAGATTTACTGTCCTGCCAGCCGGGACGCGTGCGGACATCGCTGGCTCCGCTGAGTTCGCCGGGTTGGCTGGGGGGCGTTTGGTCGTCCACTCGGCGCATTTCCCACCAGCACTGGCCACGATGATTGTGCTCATGGTCCACCACAAAACCCGCCTGCTGCATCACCGGGCCTATCCAGCCCATGCAGTGGTCGCAGTAGTCGTGATATTGGACGAGTCCATTTCGCATGAGAAATCCTTTTGAGGGACACGCATGCATGTCGATGCGGAAGACATCGTGACAGGCGGTCATCGCATAGCCCGCTGCCTCTTCATCCAGCGTGTGGTGCCAGTACTGTTTCATGCCCTCGATGCCGCCCGCGATGATGGTGGCCGAGGCATGCTGCTGTGAGTCCTTCGCGATGGCATCTTCCCAGTAGTCGCGCACCAGGGCATGGCCGCCTTCCTTCTCCAGCCAGCCAAAGGTCCACTCGTAGTGGCCGCAGAAGTCGTAGGCACCGATCATGTAACCTCCGTGATGTCCTCCAGTTTCTGAGGCCCAGCGACAGCCTCGCGTTTCAGGAAGCGCTGGGTGCAGCTCCCGTTGCCACCTGAGATCCGCACCGTATAGGCTGCGGGCGTCGCCATGGCTTCGCTGACGAAGTAGCAGTGCTGGCACAGGCAGGGAAGGATGGTGCGGCCGTTATCCCTCAGGTGTTTGATGACGGGGCACACCCTCACTTCCAGACGCACCTCATCGGGAAGCTCGTGCACTTCGACGGTGCTGCCCGGTTCAGCCTTGAAGAAGTCGCGCCAGTATGTCGCTATGGCCGCCATGCCGCCCTCCTTCCACAATCTCGAAACGGGCGCATAATACTGCGAGCCGAGTTCCGTCCAGTAACGTCGCAGACCCTCCATGCCGAGCCTGCGCTGCACGAACTGGAAAGTAGCATTGATCGCGAAATAAAAATCAGCCGCGCCCACCGGCTTGGTGTCGGTGTAGGGCAGCGAGGTGCCGGGTCCGGACATGAGTGGGATACGCCGGGGCTGACGCAACCTTACGGCACAACCACAGCAGTACCGCCGATGCCATTCCCTGCGCCGAGAAGTGCATCAAGGTCCCGGCCACATTGACCGATGTAGCTGAGTACTGAGGCGAAGTCGCTGCCGTAGTTCAGGAACTGGCAACCCATCTCCACGGCGATGCGTGCATCCTCCGCGGTGCCGACAGGGAATCCCCACGGCTTGCCATGCTTGCGGCAGGCAGCGGCCATCCGCTCGACTGCGGGGCGCAGTACAGGATCCTGGATGGAGGGCTGGCAGCCGAGTCGCAGCGAAAGGTCACCAGGACCCATGAAGACAATATCCACGCCAGGCACGGCGGCGATGTCATCGATATTCTCAAGTGCCTCCGGCGACTCGAGCTGGGTAATGAGTGCCGTCTCCGTGTTTGCCTTGTGGATGTAGTCGGGATCGCGGTTCACCCAGAACTCCGCATCCACACCCGCCCCATCCAGACCACGATCTCCCAGCGGCGGATATTTCGTGGCCATCACCAGGCGTTTCGCCTGCTCGGCGGTGTTCACCATGGGAATCATCAGCGCTGTGGCGCCATCTTCGAGAAGACGGGAAAGCTGGGCGCGCTCTTGCGTCGGCGGGCGCCATACACAATCAATATCCGCCACACGTGTTTGGAGGATCATCGCTTCAATCTGCCGGGGGTCCCAGGCGCGATGCTCGGCGCATACCCACACTGCGTCGAATCCCGCGTGCTTTGCCAGGTGCGGGTAGAAGGGAATGAAATTCCCGGTGGAGCAGACACGGGCGACACCGCCGGAGCGGATCTTGGAGAGGAGCAGCGAGCGACGGAACATGATGGTGCGACTCTGCGAGGCATCGCCGCTGGTGCAATTGGAATCCAGACAAATCATTTTGTGCTGCCGCGCAAGGAGTGGAGAGCATTCACGTATGCCCAAGATGGCGAATTTTTCCTGGCTGGATTACACCATCTTCGGCGCCTATCTTTTGGCCTCCGTGGCTATTGGGCTCTTCTCCGCGCGCGGTCAGGAGACGATGAAGGACTACTTCCTTGCGGGGCAGAAGGTGAATCGATTCGTGGTGGCCATGACGATCATGGCGGCGCTGTTCTCCGGTGTCAGCTACCTCGCGGGTCCGGCAGAGGTGTACAAAAATGGCATCGCCTTTTCCCTGGTGATGCTGTCGTTTTTCATCGCCACACCTTTCACGGCCATCTACCTGCTGCCCTTCTTTTACAACAGCCGCTACTTCACGGCGTATCACTTCTTTCAGGACCGGTTTTCTCTGTCAGTGCGGCTGCTCGCTTCCGGCCTTTTCATTCTGCGGGTCTCGCTCTGGCTCGCCGCCGCCACCTATGCGCCGGCACTGGCATTGGAAAAAGTGACCGGATTGCCCCTGTGGTTCACCATCATGTGCACCGGCATGGTCACCACGGTGTACACCGTCTTCGGAGGGATGAAGGCCGTCATCTGGACGGATGTCATGCAACTCGCTGTGCTCTTCGGGGGACAATTGGTCATTGTATTGTTGGCGGCATCCAAGATTCCCGGGGGCTTTGCCGGAGTGTGGGAGACCGCTGGCGCAGATGGAAAGTTGAACATCAGCTTCTCCTTTGACCCGAGTGTGCACGCCACGTTCTGGGCCACCATCATCGGCGGAGCGTTTCTCAGCCTCGTGCAGATGGCGACGGATCAGGTTTCCGTGCAGCGTTATCTCACGGCGGGGAGCCTGCGAGATGCGCAACGCTCGCTGTGGATCAAGCTCTGGATGATGCTCCCGGTGCTTGTCCTCTTTTACGGCACAGGGCTGGTCCTCTATGCGTTCTACAAATTTCAAGGTGACCCCCTCAGCGCAGGACATATCCAAAAGGAGGACCAGATCCTGCCCTACTTTGTCGTCACCCAGCTTCCCTCTGGGCTCGCCGGTGTGCTCATTGCCGCCATTTTTGCGGCGAGCATGTCCACAGTTTCTGCCGGCATCAACTCGCTTACCTCAGCCACGCTTTGTGACTTCTACCAGACGCTGAGCAAGCCGGAGTCGCTGACGGAGAAGTTGCTGCTGGCCAAGTCGCGTTGGTACACCCTCTTCTACGGAGTGCTGGTGACGGGTCTGGCCTTCTTCATCTCCACCATGAAGAGCAATCTGGTGCAGTCGGTGAATACCATCATCGCGCTTGTGGGTGGTCCCATGGTGGGATTGTTCCTGCTGGGCATTTTCACCAAGAAGGCGAACGCCCGTGGCGCCATCATTGGGTGTGTGGTTGGTTTTGTAGCCTTGCTCGGCATCAATCTGTTTGCCGCCAAGCAGGTGAATTTCCTCTGGCACACCATGATTGGCACCATCATCACCATGGTGGTGGGCCTGCTTACTTCCGGCCGATCTGCGTCACCGTCAGTCCCCCATCGATCACCATGATCTCGCCGGTGATGTAGCGGGCGGCATCGGAGCAAAGGAAGACGACTGCGCCAGAGCAGTCCTCTGGTGTGCCCACGCGACCCAGCAGGATTTTCTTTTCGTAGTGTGCTAGCAGATCGGCGGATTGGGGTTCCATCCACACATTGGTGAGTGGAGTGCGAATGAGGCCAGGCGCAATGCCATTCACGCGAATGCCATGGGGGGCGAGGGATACCGCGAGAGAACGCGTCAGCATCACCAGCGCGCCCTTGCTGGAGTCGTACGCGCAGGAGTCCGCTTCTGCTTGGAAGCCATTCGTACTTGCGGTGACTACGATGCAGCCCGGACGCTGTTCGGCCACCAAACGCTTCGCAAAAGCCTGCGCCAAGAAGAAGGAGGCGCGCACATTGAGGTTCATGGTGCGGTCCCAACGTTCCCGCGTCATCTCCAGCACGGGCAGGTCAAAGAAGCTGCCGGCATTGCAGACGAGTATGTCGAGGCCGGGCTCCGTGGAGAAGGCCTGGGAGATGAGGGCCTCACTGGCATTTTCTCCGAGCAAATCGCTCTGCGCATAGGAGCTGTCTGCTGGAACCTCGGCAGGCTTCGCATCCAATCCATGGAACACAACGCGGGCTCCTGCCTCCTTCAACGCAAGACCTGCCGCAAGGCCGATGCCCTGCGACGATCCGGTCACCAGCGCGGCGCGTCGTTCAAGCGAGAATGTTTTCATCTGCGAGCTTCAGATAAGCGCGGGTATTCACATCGGCAACACGCCGCACTACTTCCTCACCACACTTCTTCAAGGCGGCGACCTCTGCTTCATACGTGCTGATGAGCTTCACCACCTGTTCATTGATCTCGGCAGCGTAGCTGTAGAAGGGGGAGTCGCTGCCCCAGAGGAATTTGTCAGGATAGGCGGCGGCGAGGTCCGCAATCACGCGGGCGGGATCCGTGTAGTCCGTGTCGAAGCGACGCTCCCTGGGTGCCACATACGGCAGATCGTCCACTACCCCCTTGCAGTGGATGCAGTGCGCGGAGCAGTCGAACCACGCATTCGGCAGTACCTGGATGCGGTCGAGGCATTCCTTGTCATACCGGCACGAGTGCGCCGCACAAAAGCGGATGTCGGGATTGGCTTCAGCAATGTCGATGATGTCATGTGCCTGTGCCCAGAGGTCGCTCTCCGCCACGCTGCTGTGGATGAGGAAGGGAATGTCCCACTGGCGGGCGAGATCCAGGAAGATGCTGCCCTCATGCGCGAGCCGCTTGATGTCTGACTGGATGATGGTGCTCTGGATCTTGATGCCGTAGAAGCGGTATTGCTCCCGCAGTTTCTCCAGCTCGCGAGCCTGCACACCGGTGTCCCGCATGGGATCCACCATCACAAAGGGCAGTACTTTTTTCCCCTCTTCTGGGAAGAGCCGCTGGCACTCCTCCAGTAGGCGGCGGTTTTCGAAGGCATACGGCACCATCTCCAGGGAGGTGCCGGAGCCGAAGCGCACAGAGCCTTCGCGGAAGCCTGTGACGTCCATCGCGGCGTACGAGACGAAGGGAAACGCGATCCAGTGTGTCACTCCGAGCGAGCTTCCTTCCTGAAGCATGTCCACCATCTGCTGTGCGTAGGGGAAGTCCCCGTGGAGGTAGAACATCAAGTCCGCACCGATGTGGTTGTGGCAGTCGATGAGCATCTTGGGAAAGTGTGAAGTGAAGTGGAATGAGAACTGAATCACCAGGCCGTCCAGCCACCGTCCACGGCGAGGTTCTGCCCGGTGATGTAAGAGGATGCATCGCTGAGGAGGAACGCCACGGAACCGGCGATTTCGTGTGCCTGGCCAATGCGGCCCAGCGGGACTTTCGAGGCGAGTCGCTCAACAAATTCCGGCAGGTCCTTTTGGATTGCCGGATTGGGAAAGGGACCGGGCGAGACGCTGTTGCAGCGTACGCCCTGTCTTCCCCAGTGCACGGCGAAGTAGCGGGCCATCTGCTGGATACCTGCCTTGCCCACGCCGTACTCGATGGGGTTGGGAGTCATCGGTGCTTCGTAAACAGAAGGGTCCGGGGACACCGAACCATACATGCTGGAGAAGAGCACCATACTGCCGCCAGCATGATTCACCATGTGCTGTCCGATGGCGCGACAAAGAGCGAAGGTCGCGGTGAGATTGCCGTGATTCACACGGTCGAAATCCTCAGCGCTCAGGTCGTCCATGCGCTTTGCGGTAGAGGTGTACGTGAGCACGGCAAGGCCATCCGGCACCCCATACGCAGCGATCTGTTCTGCGACAAAGGTTTGTGTGGCACTGACCTCAGTGACATCAAGAGAGGCTGGTGTAACGGCGGAGTTAAGATTCTCCTCCGTCAGGAATTGCTGCGCACGCTGCTCCAGGTCTACGCAGAGCACCCGTGCCTGCATCTCAGCGAGCAGGCGCACCACCGCGCGGCCCAGATATCCCGCGCCGCCGAAGACCCAGATGTTCCTCCCAGAGAGGTCGAAGGGGGGCTTGGGTTGCAGGGTGGGATTCATGAGAAGAACACCGGTTTAATGCAAGAGGCGGGCACCGTGGATTTGGAGTGCTGGAGCTTGCTCCAGCTGTCCGGTAGGCAGCTTGCTGCCGTGAAGCTGCGACCGATCAAGCAACATTCCTTGAGGTGGCCGTCCTCCTTCGTGCCTTCACGCGGAGCAAGCTCCGCTGCTGAAAGCTGGAGCAAGCTCCAGCACTCCAAATGGTCACCGATGCTGTGAGGTCGTAGCGTTGGTTTCATCACTTGGAGCTTGGTGACCATTACTTCGGCAGGTGCTTCCTCAGGAAGCGCAGGAAATTGCCGTGCATGATGTTCTCGATGTCCTCCGGCTTATAGCCGCGACCGGCCAGCAGCCCCGGTACCTTTTGCAAGTCCGCAATCGTCTCCAAATCAAGCGGCGCTTGTTCCCGGCCAAATCCACCGTCCAGGTCTGTGCCGATGCCGGCGTGCAGCGAATTCCCCGCGAGCTGGCACACGTGATCGATATGATCCACCATGTGCTTCAAGCTCACACCGGTGTCTTCGGGCTTCGTGGTGAATTTGATCCAGCCCGGCACCATCATCCATGCATCCAGCGCCGCGCCGATGACGCCGCCACGTTCGATCACACACTTGAGCTGCTCGTCACTGAACTGGCGCTGATGATTCACCAGTGCGCGACAGTTCTGGTGGCTGGCCCAGATGGGCCCCTGGAAAAGCTCCACCGCTTCCCAAAACGCCGGGTCGGTGAGGTGCGTGGTATCCATGATCATGTGCAGGCGATCCATCTCCTGCACCAGTTCACGTCCCTTCGCGCTGAGCGGGCCATCCCACTCCGTGCCGGGCGCATACGTCCCGGGGCCGTAGTGGGCGGGGCCTAGAATGCGCAGGCCATCGTTGTAGGAGCGCTCCAGGTGCTTCAGCGTGATCATCGAATCCGCACCCTCCAGCGTGAGCACGTAGCCGATGGGCAGCTTCTCCGCGTTCACTGGCGCATTGGTCCCGGTCCAGAGTGCATACACTTCCTCCAGTTGCGCGGTTGTGCGAATCTGCCGCATCTCACCTGCCTCTTCCATGGCGCGATACCATGCGAGCTGCGCCTGCGTCATGGCCCAGGCCTGCGCAGGGGAGTGCCAGCCGGGGAACTGGCGATTGGAAGGCTTCACGTAGCGCGCGATTTGCGTGGCCACACAAATGCCGATGCGACCGCGACGCATGTCGGGAAAGCTGACCACGCCATTGCCTCGATCCTTCTTGTCGGTCTGGCCCTGCTCACGCTCGCGAATCTCAGCGACAGGACGGGTAAAGTCGCGGTTCCACTCCAGGGCATTCATGGAGATGTCGAGATGCGCGTCGAGAATGAAGGGCTGGGACGGAGACTGGGACATGAAGGGAATACTGCCGGTGATTACGTATTCAGTCGTGGTGATTCAATATCGGGAGTGCATCATTAGGCTCAGACAGACAGGACACGCTCACGACCCGACACACGCCAGATGTCATCCACTCGGCCATCGCGCACGACATTGGCATAGGAGTGCAGCGCCACTGTCGGGCAGATGTGCCACGGCACTCCATAGAGGACATCGCCGATGGAGAACTCGTCCGCATGGGGCGTCTCCAGCACCAGGTGTTCCTCGCTGTGCATCACTGCCCGTGCTTCGGGCAGATTCAGGAAATGCACACGCGGATGCGGATTCTCCGCGGCAATCGCCTTGTGACCTAGATCCACTGTGAGGCGGCCGGTGGAGGGTTTGCTGATGACCCGCGTGAGTACCAGCGCCGCATGCAGGAAGTCGAGGTCAGGATGTTTTGTGCCGTAGCCCCAGTCCCACAGCACACAGGTGCCGGGACTGCATTCGTACGAGCCACGCAACGCGTGAATGCCAAAGGTGGGCGTGCCACTGGCGATGTAGTTCGGCACCGGCAGTCCTACAGCAAGTAACTGCTCGCGAAACGCTTCCACTGCGCTGAAGGCGGTCTCCACTGCAGTCTTGCGTGTCGCAAGATCGGAATCGTGGATGTGGCCGTCGTAGGCGTGGATGCCAGCCACTTTCAGTCCCGGCAATTTGGTGAGCAAGCGATAGAGATCAAAGGCTGCATCATCTGGCGCAATTCCGGTGCGATGCATCCCGCAGTCCAGATCAAGATAGACGTCCAGCGTGAGGCCTGCTGCATCGCAGGCTTCAGACAGGGCGCGTGCCGCCGGTTCACTGTCGGTCGTCGCTGCAAATTTCGTGTGAGGATACTTCTGCACCAAGCGGAGCAATCGCCCGATGTTTGGTCCCACGGGAGGATAGGCGAGTAGGATTTCATCGGCACCTTCGGAGGCAGTCATCTCCGTTTCCGCGATGGTAGCGCATTTGAATTTCGTGATGCCATGAACGAGGTGCAGTTTGATCACCTCCGGCATCTTGTGCGTCTTCATGTGCGGCCGGAGGCGGGTGGTGTCACCCTGCACCATCTTCACCATGCGGCGCAGGTTTTCCTCAATGCGGTGCGGCCAGACCGCCAGGGAGGGGGTGGGAATCTCGGCGATGTTGGAAATCTCGTGCCAGGGAGTCATGGGTGCTTGGTGAAGTGAGCGAAGCCTGAAGGGAGGAAAGGTGCAACAAAAAGCGCAAAGAAGCGTGGCAGATGCGGCATCCTTGGTGCGTTGGGAATCACTCCTACACTCTCATGTCCGATATTCTTGCCTCACTCTCCGGTTTGTATTCCGCCGTGGTCGCCGACGTGCTCGATGGCCTCGGTCTGCGCTTCCAGACACTCGCATCGCACATCCGCCCGCTCACGCCCACGCAGAAGATCTGCGGCCGCGTCTTCCCGGCCCGCGCCGTGACCGTGCTGGCCATCCCTGCAGAGCCGTACAAGCTGGAGATTGCTGCGG
It encodes:
- a CDS encoding Gfo/Idh/MocA family protein, with the translated sequence MITPGKEIRLAMLGMIEGNGHPYSWSAIINGYDPVEMAKCPYAAIPAYLGRQPLDSVRIPGARVTHLWTDNPAEAEAVSRASLIEHIVTRPEDVIGQVDAVIISTDDGDNHVTRARPFVEAGLPVFVDKPMATNVPDLQQFVCWHREGKVILSTSGMRYAPEMRQAEAMLPDLGELRWITSFTCKTWERYGIHALEAIYPLLGPGFTSVRTMHQAGSDVVHLTHGGGAQVTLGAIHDAYGSFGAVHLYGTKGQLALRLSDTYPAFRGQLVAFIEMLRTGARPVAFEQTVELMTILIAGIQSREKGGAEVLLADVLA
- a CDS encoding HpcH/HpaI aldolase family protein; amino-acid sequence: MKLRTSRLLRELNAGANPCTLKLNLNDPRIIELAGLAGAAAVWLCNEHVPNDWTNVEHQVRAAKLYDMDTIVRVSKGSYSEYVKPFELDATAIMVPHVTTAEEARKIVEMTRFQPMGRRPIDGGNIDGAFCQIPMVDYLKHGNTEKLLILQIESPEALANVEEIAAVPGFDVLLFGPGDFSHLIGKAGQVGDAEVVAARKRVAEAARKNGKHLMIPGMVAPRSELEAEGWRIFNLGADVLSLGAAFNKLVSDYTGSAAAVPAAVYNSKS
- a CDS encoding SDR family oxidoreductase, with product MNALQDFSLSGKVIVLTGGAGLFGRGLAAMLAESGATLVLASRNVEALDYVVRAERARGFDVHAESLDQGEEKSILALRDRVLSQHGRVDGLVNNAVLRVMKSPQDDVSTWEQSMKVNATGLMLITRAFGDAMMANSNGGSIVNIGSIQGAVGASLELYEGTNMGVPPPDYFFHKGGMMNLTRYHAAIYGPQNIRVNCLLPGGFFNHQPEPFLTRYNQHTMLNRMAGDRDLGGAVIFLLSDASRYITAAMIPVDGGYTAK
- a CDS encoding Kelch repeat-containing protein; translation: MTLATTATIAAAEWEPIAPLPVPNGGFAAGVVQGQLVIAGGTTWKDDVKVWLDEVWLYDATANQWKSIGKLPNPLAYGVSAEVENGLLIAGGYDGKQGRAEVLKIGADKKVTTTPLRLPQATSLAVGGILGSGTQKSLFVFGGSPDPAKLDGVVPYGQQVSLENGKVEDLLEDPSVHLFISTGAVSGDALYVFTSARATSPTTVENLADARVFRTATKRWTPIRPYPMPWRGVTALRLDDTQIYLAGGYGESPASFYSAAFVYDTKANRYRIGKSLPIAAMVGLVSDGKYVYCLGGEDAKKHRTDKCWRIPLTELLKP
- a CDS encoding HpcH/HpaI aldolase family protein; the encoded protein is MFRRSLLLSKIRSGGVARVCSTGNFIPFYPHLAKHAGFDAVWVCAEHRAWDPRQIEAMILQTRVADIDCVWRPPTQERAQLSRLLEDGATALMIPMVNTAEQAKRLVMATKYPPLGDRGLDGAGVDAEFWVNRDPDYIHKANTETALITQLESPEALENIDDIAAVPGVDIVFMGPGDLSLRLGCQPSIQDPVLRPAVERMAAACRKHGKPWGFPVGTAEDARIAVEMGCQFLNYGSDFASVLSYIGQCGRDLDALLGAGNGIGGTAVVVP
- a CDS encoding sodium:solute symporter family transporter, producing MANFSWLDYTIFGAYLLASVAIGLFSARGQETMKDYFLAGQKVNRFVVAMTIMAALFSGVSYLAGPAEVYKNGIAFSLVMLSFFIATPFTAIYLLPFFYNSRYFTAYHFFQDRFSLSVRLLASGLFILRVSLWLAAATYAPALALEKVTGLPLWFTIMCTGMVTTVYTVFGGMKAVIWTDVMQLAVLFGGQLVIVLLAASKIPGGFAGVWETAGADGKLNISFSFDPSVHATFWATIIGGAFLSLVQMATDQVSVQRYLTAGSLRDAQRSLWIKLWMMLPVLVLFYGTGLVLYAFYKFQGDPLSAGHIQKEDQILPYFVVTQLPSGLAGVLIAAIFAASMSTVSAGINSLTSATLCDFYQTLSKPESLTEKLLLAKSRWYTLFYGVLVTGLAFFISTMKSNLVQSVNTIIALVGGPMVGLFLLGIFTKKANARGAIIGCVVGFVALLGINLFAAKQVNFLWHTMIGTIITMVVGLLTSGRSASPSVPHRSP
- a CDS encoding SDR family NAD(P)-dependent oxidoreductase, with protein sequence MKTFSLERRAALVTGSSQGIGLAAGLALKEAGARVVFHGLDAKPAEVPADSSYAQSDLLGENASEALISQAFSTEPGLDILVCNAGSFFDLPVLEMTRERWDRTMNLNVRASFFLAQAFAKRLVAEQRPGCIVVTASTNGFQAEADSCAYDSSKGALVMLTRSLAVSLAPHGIRVNGIAPGLIRTPLTNVWMEPQSADLLAHYEKKILLGRVGTPEDCSGAVVFLCSDAARYITGEIMVIDGGLTVTQIGRK
- a CDS encoding amidohydrolase family protein, which produces MLIDCHNHIGADLMFYLHGDFPYAQQMVDMLQEGSSLGVTHWIAFPFVSYAAMDVTGFREGSVRFGSGTSLEMVPYAFENRRLLEECQRLFPEEGKKVLPFVMVDPMRDTGVQARELEKLREQYRFYGIKIQSTIIQSDIKRLAHEGSIFLDLARQWDIPFLIHSSVAESDLWAQAHDIIDIAEANPDIRFCAAHSCRYDKECLDRIQVLPNAWFDCSAHCIHCKGVVDDLPYVAPRERRFDTDYTDPARVIADLAAAYPDKFLWGSDSPFYSYAAEINEQVVKLISTYEAEVAALKKCGEEVVRRVADVNTRAYLKLADENILA
- a CDS encoding SDR family oxidoreductase, with the protein product MNPTLQPKPPFDLSGRNIWVFGGAGYLGRAVVRLLAEMQARVLCVDLEQRAQQFLTEENLNSAVTPASLDVTEVSATQTFVAEQIAAYGVPDGLAVLTYTSTAKRMDDLSAEDFDRVNHGNLTATFALCRAIGQHMVNHAGGSMVLFSSMYGSVSPDPSVYEAPMTPNPIEYGVGKAGIQQMARYFAVHWGRQGVRCNSVSPGPFPNPAIQKDLPEFVERLASKVPLGRIGQAHEIAGSVAFLLSDASSYITGQNLAVDGGWTAW
- a CDS encoding dipeptidase; the protein is MSQSPSQPFILDAHLDISMNALEWNRDFTRPVAEIREREQGQTDKKDRGNGVVSFPDMRRGRIGICVATQIARYVKPSNRQFPGWHSPAQAWAMTQAQLAWYRAMEEAGEMRQIRTTAQLEEVYALWTGTNAPVNAEKLPIGYVLTLEGADSMITLKHLERSYNDGLRILGPAHYGPGTYAPGTEWDGPLSAKGRELVQEMDRLHMIMDTTHLTDPAFWEAVELFQGPIWASHQNCRALVNHQRQFSDEQLKCVIERGGVIGAALDAWMMVPGWIKFTTKPEDTGVSLKHMVDHIDHVCQLAGNSLHAGIGTDLDGGFGREQAPLDLETIADLQKVPGLLAGRGYKPEDIENIMHGNFLRFLRKHLPK